The segment TATTAGACAGACTAATTCAACAGTAAAACAAACATTTCAATCATTGGGTATGCTTTTTAAAGGAAAGGCATCTCTTAAAAAGGATATTGGTGGACCAGTAACTATACTAAGAGTTACATGGGCTGTTTCAAAAGCTGGGCTTGTAAATTTAGTTATATTTTCAGCATTTATAAGTATACAGTTAGGTATATTCAATCTATTACCAATTCCTGCTTTAGATGGTTTTTGGGCATTAGTTTCTTTATATGAAATAATAACAAGAAGACGTATAAATAGAGATAAACTAGGTACTGTAAGCACCATTGGGTTTACTTTGTTGTTAGTACTTATGGTTGTAGTTACAATAAAGGATGTATTATATCCCATTAAACTTTAAAAATTAGGTGATGCACAATGATTAGAAAAAAAACAAAGAAAATAAAAATCGGAAAAATATATATTGGTGGAGATTCTCCTATAACTGTACAATCAATGAATAATACAGATACAAGAGATATTAAAGCTACAATAAAGCAAATAAATGATTTACAACATGCTGGTTGTGATATAACAAGATGTGCTGTATTAGATATGAATGCTGCGGAGGCTTTAAAAGAAATAACCAGTGTTGTAAATATTCCTGTTGTTGCAGATATACATTTTGATTATAAATTGGCACTTAAGTCGATAGAAAATGGAATATCAGCATTAAGAATAAATCCAGGAAATATAGGCAATATAGAAAACGTAAGAGCGGTTGCAAAGGCAGCAAAAGAAAGAAGTATACCCATAAGGATAGGGGTGAATTCTGGATCTTTGGAAAAAGATTTGTTAGAAAAATATAATGGAGTTTGTCCAGAAGCATTAGTTGAAAGTGCATTAAAACATGTTAGAATTTTAGAAGACATTAATTTTAATGACATAGTTATATCTTTAAAATCATCTAATGTTAATCAAATGATTGAAAGTTATAGAATGATTTCAGACAAAGTAGATTATCCTTTACATATAGGGGTTACTGAATCAGGTACTATATGGAGAGGAACGATAAAATCAAGCATTGGTATTGGTACACTTATTTCAGAAGGAATAGGAGATACTATAAGAGTTTCTTTAACAGGTGATCCAATAGAGGAAATAAAGGTTGGAAGAGAGATATTAAAAGCTACAGGACATATAAAAGAAGGAATAGAATTTGTATCTTGTCCTACCTGTGGTAGAACACAAATTGATTTAATAAAATTAGCAAACGAAGTTGAAGCAA is part of the Clostridium botulinum genome and harbors:
- the ispG gene encoding flavodoxin-dependent (E)-4-hydroxy-3-methylbut-2-enyl-diphosphate synthase, whose product is MIRKKTKKIKIGKIYIGGDSPITVQSMNNTDTRDIKATIKQINDLQHAGCDITRCAVLDMNAAEALKEITSVVNIPVVADIHFDYKLALKSIENGISALRINPGNIGNIENVRAVAKAAKERSIPIRIGVNSGSLEKDLLEKYNGVCPEALVESALKHVRILEDINFNDIVISLKSSNVNQMIESYRMISDKVDYPLHIGVTESGTIWRGTIKSSIGIGTLISEGIGDTIRVSLTGDPIEEIKVGREILKATGHIKEGIEFVSCPTCGRTQIDLIKLANEVEAKLSNINKNIKIAIMGCVVNGPGEAKEADLGIAGGNGEGLIFKKGKILRKVKEENLIYELVKEVEKI